One genomic region from Cellulomonas fengjieae encodes:
- the pflB gene encoding formate C-acetyltransferase yields MSTSTLPNQRNESAGAPAWDGFAAGPWVDRIDVRDFIQRNYTPFTGDADFLAGPTPRTTAMWARLTEMFPAERARGVHDIDPHTPSSITSHEPGYIDRHHEIIVGLQTDAPLKRAIMPNGGYRMVEKALETYGFAPDPIVGEIFTKYRKTHNDGVFDVYPPAVRAARSAHLITGLPDAYGRGRIIGDYRRVALYGVDALIAAKREDRAEMDRERSSENVIRDREENAEQIRALQELKTMAASYGYDISGPASTAKEAVQWLYFAYLGAVKEQNGAAMSLGRTSTFLDVFLQRDLAAGRLTEQDAQELIDDLVIKLRIVRFLRTPEYDELFSGDPTWVTEAIGGMGEDGRTLVTKTSFRYLQTLYNLGPAPEPNLTVFWTDRLPEGFKRFCTKVSIDTSALQYESDDLIRDSWGDDAAIACCVSPMRVGQQMQFFGARVNLAKALLYAINGGRDELTGKQVAPSAPAVAGDVLDYDDVAAKLDVMLDWLAQTYVDALNCVHFMHDKYAYERLEMALHDRAVLRTMACGIAGLSVVADSLSAIKYAAVRPVRTVDGLVTEYEVDGEYPTYGNDDDRADEIAVWLVKSFMTKLRRTPTYRDAVHTQSVLTITSNVVYGKSTGSTPDGRAAGQPFAPGANPMNGRDAHGMLASALSVAKIPYLDAQDGISLTSTVIPSGLGRTPEEQVTNLVGLMDAYMMSSGYHLNINVLNRETLEDAMEHPEDYPQLTIRVSGYAVNFVRLTREQQLDVLSRTFHSKV; encoded by the coding sequence ATGTCCACCAGCACCCTGCCCAACCAGCGCAACGAGTCCGCCGGTGCCCCGGCCTGGGACGGCTTCGCGGCCGGGCCGTGGGTGGACCGGATCGACGTGCGCGACTTCATCCAGCGCAACTACACGCCGTTCACCGGCGACGCCGACTTCCTCGCCGGCCCGACGCCCCGCACCACCGCGATGTGGGCTCGGCTCACGGAGATGTTCCCGGCGGAGCGCGCCCGCGGCGTCCACGACATCGACCCGCACACGCCGTCCTCAATCACGTCGCACGAGCCGGGCTACATCGACCGGCACCACGAGATCATCGTCGGCCTGCAGACGGACGCGCCGCTGAAGCGCGCGATCATGCCCAACGGCGGCTACCGGATGGTCGAGAAGGCGCTCGAGACCTACGGGTTCGCGCCCGACCCGATCGTCGGCGAGATCTTCACCAAGTACCGCAAGACGCACAACGACGGCGTCTTCGACGTGTACCCGCCGGCGGTCCGCGCCGCCCGCTCCGCCCACCTCATCACCGGCCTGCCGGACGCGTACGGGCGGGGCCGGATCATCGGCGACTACCGCCGCGTGGCGCTCTACGGCGTCGACGCCCTGATCGCCGCCAAGCGTGAGGACCGGGCCGAGATGGACCGGGAGCGCTCGTCGGAGAACGTGATCCGCGACCGCGAGGAGAACGCGGAGCAGATCCGCGCGCTCCAGGAGCTCAAGACGATGGCCGCCTCGTACGGCTACGACATCTCCGGCCCCGCCTCCACGGCCAAGGAGGCCGTGCAGTGGCTGTACTTCGCCTACCTCGGCGCGGTCAAGGAGCAGAACGGTGCGGCGATGTCGCTCGGCCGGACCTCCACGTTCCTCGACGTCTTCCTGCAGCGCGACCTGGCTGCCGGCCGGCTGACCGAGCAGGACGCGCAGGAGCTCATCGACGACCTCGTCATCAAGCTGCGCATCGTGCGGTTCCTGCGCACGCCCGAGTACGACGAGCTGTTCTCCGGTGACCCCACCTGGGTGACGGAGGCGATCGGTGGCATGGGCGAGGACGGGCGGACCCTGGTCACCAAGACGTCCTTCCGCTACCTGCAGACGCTCTACAACCTGGGGCCGGCCCCCGAGCCGAACCTGACGGTGTTCTGGACCGACCGCCTGCCGGAGGGCTTCAAGCGGTTCTGCACGAAGGTCTCGATCGACACCTCGGCGCTGCAGTACGAGTCCGACGACCTGATCCGCGACTCGTGGGGCGACGACGCCGCGATCGCGTGCTGCGTCTCGCCCATGCGGGTCGGTCAGCAGATGCAGTTCTTCGGTGCGCGGGTGAACCTCGCCAAGGCCCTGCTCTACGCGATCAACGGCGGGCGCGACGAGCTCACCGGCAAGCAGGTCGCCCCCTCGGCGCCCGCCGTCGCCGGTGACGTCCTGGACTACGACGACGTCGCGGCCAAGCTCGACGTGATGCTCGACTGGCTCGCGCAGACGTACGTGGACGCCCTGAACTGCGTCCACTTCATGCACGACAAGTACGCGTACGAGCGGCTCGAGATGGCGCTGCACGACCGTGCCGTGCTGCGGACCATGGCCTGCGGCATCGCCGGCCTGTCGGTGGTCGCCGACTCCCTGTCCGCGATCAAGTACGCGGCCGTCCGCCCCGTGCGCACGGTCGATGGCCTGGTCACCGAGTACGAGGTCGACGGGGAGTACCCGACGTACGGGAACGACGACGACCGCGCCGACGAGATCGCGGTGTGGCTGGTCAAGTCGTTCATGACCAAGCTGCGTCGCACGCCGACCTACCGGGACGCCGTGCACACCCAGTCGGTGCTGACGATCACGTCGAACGTGGTCTACGGCAAGTCGACGGGCTCCACGCCCGACGGCCGGGCCGCCGGCCAGCCGTTCGCACCCGGTGCCAACCCGATGAACGGTCGGGACGCGCACGGCATGCTCGCCTCGGCGCTCTCGGTCGCCAAGATCCCCTACCTGGACGCTCAGGACGGCATCTCGCTGACCTCGACGGTGATCCCCTCGGGCCTCGGCCGGACGCCGGAGGAGCAGGTGACCAACCTGGTGGGCCTCATGGACGCGTACATGATGTCGTCGGGCTACCACCTGAACATCAACGTGCTCAACCGCGAGACCCTCGAGGACGCCATGGAGCACCCCGAGGACTACCCGCAGCTGACCATCCGCGTGTCGGGCTACGCCGTGAACTTCGTGCGGCTCACCCGCGAGCAGCAGCTGGACGTCCTGTCGCGCACCTTCCACTCGAAGGTGTGA
- the dxs gene encoding 1-deoxy-D-xylulose-5-phosphate synthase, whose product MGQLDRISSPHDVRRLTSQQADDLAGEIRTFLVEQVSRTGGHLGPNLGVVELTIAMHRVFESPLDTMVFDTGHQAYVHKLLTGRRDFSRLRSKGGLSGYPSRAESEHDVVENSHASTALSWADGIAKANELQGRGDRHVVAVIGDGALTGGMAWEALNNIAAGQDRRLVIVVNDNGRSYAPTIGGLAHHLDMLRTTRGYENVLSWGKRTLRRSGLPGRATYEALHGMKKGIKDVLVPQGMFEDLGIKYVGPVDGHDVRAVERALRNAKAFGGPVIVHVITEKGRGYVPAEQDVADRFHAVGKIHPETGLPVAPSRFEWTSVFADELVRIGRRRPDVVAVTAAMLQPVGLAPFAAEFPARVFDVGIAEQHAATSAAGMAFGGLHPVVAVYATFLNRAFDQVLMDVALHKAGVTFVLDRAGLTGSDGASHNGMWDMAMLGVVPGLRLAAPRDEETLREALRTAVDVDDAPTVIRYPKGALVDPVPAIDHLDGVDVLARHDGPADAPHVLLVGFGAMAQTALETAEVLAAHHLRVTVVDPRWAMPVPSALTKLVGDHDHVVTIEDGVVDGGLGSLVAQRAREAGISTVVHNVGIPRAFLDHATREQLVTELRLRPADIARDVLAALDRSV is encoded by the coding sequence ATGGGTCAGCTCGACCGCATCAGCTCACCGCACGACGTGCGCCGTCTCACCTCGCAGCAGGCTGACGACCTGGCCGGCGAGATCCGCACGTTCCTGGTCGAGCAGGTCTCCCGCACGGGTGGCCATCTCGGGCCCAACCTCGGGGTCGTCGAGCTGACGATCGCGATGCACCGGGTCTTCGAGTCGCCGCTGGACACCATGGTGTTCGACACGGGCCACCAGGCGTACGTGCACAAGCTGCTGACCGGCCGACGCGACTTCTCCCGGCTGCGCAGCAAGGGCGGCCTGTCCGGCTACCCGAGCCGCGCCGAGTCCGAGCACGACGTCGTCGAGAACTCCCACGCCTCGACCGCCCTCAGCTGGGCCGACGGGATCGCCAAGGCCAACGAGCTGCAGGGCCGCGGCGACCGGCACGTGGTCGCGGTGATCGGCGACGGCGCCCTGACCGGGGGGATGGCCTGGGAGGCGTTGAACAACATCGCAGCGGGCCAGGACCGGCGGCTGGTGATCGTGGTGAACGACAACGGCCGCTCGTACGCGCCGACCATCGGCGGGTTGGCCCACCACCTGGACATGCTGCGCACCACGCGCGGCTACGAGAACGTGCTCTCGTGGGGCAAGCGCACGCTGCGACGCTCCGGGCTCCCCGGCCGTGCCACGTACGAGGCGCTGCACGGGATGAAGAAGGGGATCAAGGACGTCCTCGTGCCGCAGGGCATGTTCGAGGACCTGGGCATCAAGTACGTCGGCCCGGTCGACGGGCACGACGTGCGTGCGGTCGAGCGCGCGCTGCGCAACGCGAAGGCCTTCGGCGGTCCGGTGATCGTGCACGTCATCACCGAGAAGGGGCGCGGCTACGTCCCCGCCGAGCAGGACGTGGCCGACCGGTTCCACGCGGTCGGCAAGATCCACCCGGAGACCGGTCTGCCCGTCGCGCCGTCGCGGTTCGAGTGGACCAGCGTGTTCGCCGACGAGCTGGTCCGGATCGGCCGGCGCCGTCCGGACGTCGTCGCCGTCACCGCGGCGATGCTCCAGCCCGTCGGCCTCGCGCCGTTCGCGGCGGAGTTCCCCGCGCGGGTGTTCGACGTCGGCATCGCGGAGCAGCATGCGGCGACCTCGGCCGCGGGCATGGCCTTCGGCGGACTGCACCCGGTCGTCGCGGTCTATGCGACCTTCCTCAACCGGGCGTTCGACCAGGTGCTCATGGACGTGGCGCTGCACAAGGCGGGCGTCACGTTCGTGCTCGACCGCGCCGGGCTCACGGGCAGCGACGGTGCGAGCCACAACGGCATGTGGGACATGGCGATGCTCGGCGTCGTCCCGGGCCTGCGCCTCGCCGCGCCGCGCGACGAGGAGACGCTGCGGGAGGCGCTGCGGACCGCCGTGGACGTCGACGACGCGCCCACGGTGATCCGGTACCCGAAGGGTGCGCTGGTCGACCCCGTACCCGCGATCGACCACCTCGACGGCGTGGACGTCCTCGCGCGTCACGACGGTCCGGCCGACGCGCCGCACGTGCTCCTGGTCGGCTTCGGCGCCATGGCGCAGACCGCGCTCGAGACCGCCGAGGTGCTCGCCGCCCACCACCTGCGCGTGACGGTCGTCGACCCGCGATGGGCCATGCCGGTCCCGAGCGCCCTGACCAAGCTCGTGGGCGACCACGACCACGTGGTGACCATCGAGGACGGCGTCGTGGACGGCGGCCTGGGCTCCCTGGTGGCGCAGCGGGCACGGGAGGCGGGCATCTCGACCGTGGTGCACAACGTCGGGATCCCGCGCGCGTTCCTCGATCACGCCACCCGTGAGCAGCTCGTGACCGAGCTGCGGCTGCGGCCCGCGGACATCGCGCGCGACGTGCTCGCCGCCCTGGACCGCTCCGTCTGA
- a CDS encoding GuaB1 family IMP dehydrogenase-related protein: protein MRFLPGHAATSDLTYGDVFLVPSRSEITSRFDVDLAAADGTGTTVPIVVANMTAVAGRRMAETVARRGGITVLPQDVPTDVVAEVVSSVKSRHPVVETAVVVSSHDTVHTALTLIGKRAHGAAVVVDAGKPVGVVTEADCQGVDRFTQVEEVMSAHPTTVDLAIVEQGGLRGLEAAFEKLHGSRRKFSPVVRDGELVGVLTQVGALRSSIYQPALDARGRLRVAAAVGINGDVKQKALELLEAGVDVLVVDTAHGHQRKMLDALGAVRSLDPRVPVVAGNVVTAEGTRDLIAAGADIVKVGVGPGAMCTTRMMTAVGRPQFSAVLECAAEARRLGKHVWADGGVRHPRDVALALAAGASQVMVGSWFAGTHESPGDMHEDGNGRLYKESFGMASARAVAARTRGGSAFERARKALYEEGISSSRMYLDPRRPGVEDLIDHITAGVRSAATYVGATSLDELHERAVVGIQSAAGYEEGRPLPDGW from the coding sequence ATGCGCTTCCTGCCCGGCCACGCGGCCACCTCGGACCTCACCTACGGAGACGTCTTCCTCGTCCCGTCGCGCTCCGAGATCACCTCCCGCTTCGATGTCGACCTCGCGGCGGCGGACGGCACCGGCACGACCGTCCCGATCGTCGTCGCCAACATGACGGCCGTCGCGGGTCGCCGGATGGCCGAGACCGTCGCCCGGCGCGGCGGCATCACGGTCTTGCCGCAGGACGTGCCGACGGACGTGGTCGCCGAGGTCGTCTCCTCGGTCAAGTCCCGCCACCCCGTGGTCGAGACCGCGGTGGTCGTGAGCTCCCACGACACGGTGCACACCGCGCTGACCCTCATCGGCAAGCGAGCGCACGGCGCTGCGGTCGTGGTCGACGCCGGCAAGCCGGTCGGGGTCGTCACCGAGGCCGACTGCCAGGGAGTCGACCGCTTCACCCAGGTCGAGGAGGTCATGAGCGCCCACCCGACGACGGTGGACCTCGCGATCGTCGAGCAGGGCGGGCTGCGCGGCCTGGAGGCGGCGTTCGAGAAGTTGCACGGGTCGCGCCGCAAGTTCTCTCCCGTGGTCCGCGACGGCGAGCTGGTGGGCGTGCTGACCCAGGTGGGCGCGCTGCGGTCGTCGATCTACCAGCCCGCCCTGGACGCGCGCGGCCGGCTGCGCGTCGCCGCGGCGGTCGGCATCAACGGCGACGTCAAGCAGAAGGCGCTCGAGCTGCTCGAGGCCGGCGTGGACGTGCTGGTGGTGGACACCGCCCACGGCCACCAGCGCAAGATGCTCGACGCGCTCGGCGCGGTCCGGTCGCTCGACCCCCGGGTGCCGGTGGTCGCGGGCAACGTGGTGACCGCCGAGGGCACGCGGGACCTGATCGCCGCGGGCGCGGACATCGTCAAGGTCGGCGTCGGGCCCGGCGCCATGTGCACCACCCGCATGATGACCGCCGTCGGCCGGCCGCAGTTCTCCGCGGTGCTCGAGTGCGCCGCCGAGGCGCGTCGGCTCGGCAAGCACGTGTGGGCCGACGGCGGCGTCCGGCACCCCCGGGACGTCGCCCTGGCGCTCGCCGCCGGTGCGTCGCAGGTCATGGTCGGGTCGTGGTTCGCCGGTACGCACGAGTCGCCGGGCGACATGCACGAGGACGGCAACGGGCGGCTCTACAAGGAGAGCTTCGGGATGGCGTCCGCGCGCGCCGTCGCTGCCCGCACCCGCGGCGGCTCGGCGTTCGAGCGTGCCCGCAAGGCGCTCTACGAGGAGGGGATCTCCTCCTCCCGGATGTACCTCGACCCCCGTCGGCCGGGCGTCGAGGACCTCATCGACCACATCACCGCGGGCGTCCGCTCGGCCGCCACCTACGTCGGCGCCACGTCGCTCGACGAGCTCCACGAGCGTGCCGTCGTCGGCATCCAGTCGGCCGCGGGCTACGAGGAGGGGCGCCCGCTGCCCGACGGGTGGTGA
- a CDS encoding type 1 glutamine amidotransferase, with amino-acid sequence MRPVLVITHAPHEGPGLIAPGLDAPLRVRTVLDLEDARLPRLDEVSGVVVMGGPMDADDVSGHPGLAAERALLAAAVDADVPVLGVCLGMQLLALALGSHLHRRAATEIGFAPIDVLAEDEVLGALGTRPTVLHWHSDAVDLPPGATLLASTEATPVQAFRAGSALGLQFHPELDAGMLDLWLSTPDMVGELSAEDVDEIRSDGARHLPALLPSAEKMFAAFGELVRARG; translated from the coding sequence GTGCGTCCGGTCCTCGTGATCACGCACGCCCCGCACGAGGGCCCCGGGCTCATCGCGCCCGGCCTCGACGCACCGCTGCGGGTGCGGACCGTCCTCGACCTCGAGGACGCGCGGCTCCCGCGCCTCGACGAGGTCTCGGGGGTGGTCGTCATGGGCGGGCCGATGGACGCGGACGACGTGTCGGGCCATCCCGGCCTGGCCGCGGAGCGCGCCCTGCTGGCCGCGGCGGTGGACGCCGACGTGCCCGTGCTCGGCGTGTGCCTCGGCATGCAGCTCCTCGCGCTCGCGCTGGGCTCGCACCTGCACCGGCGTGCCGCCACCGAGATCGGGTTCGCCCCGATCGACGTCCTGGCCGAGGACGAGGTGCTCGGTGCGCTCGGCACGCGACCGACCGTGCTGCACTGGCACTCCGACGCCGTCGACCTGCCGCCCGGCGCCACGCTGCTGGCCTCCACCGAGGCGACTCCCGTGCAGGCGTTCCGCGCCGGCAGCGCCCTGGGACTGCAGTTCCACCCCGAGCTCGACGCCGGGATGCTCGACCTCTGGCTGAGCACGCCGGACATGGTGGGCGAGCTGTCGGCCGAGGACGTCGACGAGATCCGCAGCGACGGTGCCCGGCACCTGCCCGCCCTCCTCCCCTCCGCCGAGAAGATGTTCGCCGCCTTCGGGGAGCTCGTGCGAGCTCGCGGATGA
- a CDS encoding NUDIX hydrolase, with protein MSSPTPDGRGARAELAELCARGVDWRVDPARVLGDVSSARPAAVLVLFGALDPAPARTGSPAVARDLDVLLQRRAGTLGHHAGQIAFPGGRLEPSDAGPREAALREAVEEVGLDPTGVEVLGTLPPLPVPVSNHLVTPVPAWWTRPSQVAAVDHAETVDVFRVPVADLLDPDNRASVEHTRWGRAVRTPAFTVDGVLVWGFTAIVLSRMFDALGWAVPYDVRRIVAVR; from the coding sequence ATGAGCTCGCCGACACCGGACGGGCGCGGCGCGCGCGCGGAGCTCGCGGAGCTGTGCGCGCGCGGTGTCGACTGGCGCGTCGACCCCGCACGCGTCCTGGGCGACGTGTCGAGCGCCCGTCCCGCCGCGGTGCTGGTGCTGTTCGGCGCCCTGGACCCGGCTCCCGCCCGCACCGGCTCCCCCGCGGTCGCCCGCGACCTGGACGTGCTGCTGCAGCGGCGCGCCGGCACCCTCGGCCACCACGCCGGGCAGATCGCGTTCCCCGGGGGTCGGCTCGAGCCGTCCGACGCCGGGCCGCGGGAGGCGGCCCTGCGCGAGGCGGTCGAGGAGGTCGGGCTGGACCCCACCGGCGTCGAGGTGCTCGGCACCCTGCCACCCCTGCCCGTGCCGGTCAGCAACCACCTGGTGACGCCGGTCCCCGCGTGGTGGACACGTCCGTCCCAGGTCGCCGCGGTCGACCACGCCGAGACGGTGGACGTGTTCCGGGTGCCGGTCGCCGACCTGCTCGACCCCGACAACCGCGCCAGCGTCGAGCACACCCGCTGGGGCCGCGCGGTCCGGACGCCCGCGTTCACCGTCGACGGCGTGCTCGTCTGGGGCTTCACGGCGATCGTGCTGTCCCGGATGTTCGACGCGCTCGGCTGGGCGGTGCCGTACGACGTCCGCCGGATCGTGGCGGTGCGCTGA
- a CDS encoding aminoglycoside phosphotransferase family protein codes for MVHPLLEIDVTQELVRSLLREQHPDLADLPLSWAGTGWDNALWRVGEHLTARFPVREVSAPLVTHEQRWLPVLAPLLPVDVPVPVRVGVPSAAYPWAWSVVPWFDGVPAHHTPVPDRTAWAPQLAEFFLALHRPAPADAPANPFRGVPLDPRAEVLVERVERLGLPDADRILERRRDLAAAPPWDGPPLWLHGDPHPANLLAHDGRLRAVIDFGDVTSGDPASDLATAWLTFDAEGRARLRERLAYDSSTWRRAQAWALHMAVVLQMHPVDHPHLAEIGRHGISQALSD; via the coding sequence GTGGTGCATCCCCTCCTGGAGATCGACGTCACACAGGAGCTGGTCCGCTCGCTCCTGCGCGAGCAGCACCCCGACCTCGCCGACCTGCCGCTGTCCTGGGCGGGCACCGGCTGGGACAACGCGCTGTGGCGGGTCGGGGAGCACCTGACCGCCCGCTTCCCCGTGCGGGAGGTCTCCGCTCCCCTGGTGACCCACGAGCAGCGCTGGTTGCCCGTGCTGGCGCCGCTGCTCCCCGTCGACGTGCCCGTGCCCGTCCGGGTCGGCGTGCCGTCGGCCGCGTACCCGTGGGCGTGGAGCGTCGTGCCGTGGTTCGACGGGGTCCCGGCGCACCACACCCCGGTCCCGGACCGCACCGCGTGGGCGCCGCAGCTCGCGGAGTTCTTCCTCGCGCTGCACCGACCGGCTCCCGCGGACGCTCCGGCCAACCCGTTCCGGGGCGTGCCGCTCGACCCCCGCGCGGAGGTGCTCGTCGAGCGCGTGGAGCGGCTGGGCCTGCCGGACGCCGACCGCATCCTCGAGCGCCGGCGTGACCTGGCCGCCGCCCCGCCGTGGGACGGCCCACCCCTCTGGCTGCACGGCGACCCGCATCCCGCCAACCTGCTGGCGCACGACGGGCGCCTGCGCGCCGTCATTGACTTCGGCGACGTGACCTCGGGCGACCCGGCCTCGGACCTGGCGACCGCGTGGCTCACGTTCGATGCCGAGGGCCGCGCCCGGCTGCGGGAACGGCTGGCGTACGACAGCTCGACGTGGCGGCGCGCGCAGGCCTGGGCGCTGCACATGGCGGTCGTCCTGCAGATGCACCCCGTCGACCATCCGCACCTCGCCGAGATCGGTCGGCACGGGATCTCGCAGGCGCTCTCGGACTGA
- a CDS encoding DUF1801 domain-containing protein: MAHEPNGTSDVDAFLAAVDHPVRRRDALALAALMARVTGEQPRMWGPSIVGFGTHHYVYPSGREGDTPATAFSPRKAATTIYLADGTEAHAELLGVLGPHTLGKGCLYVKDLETVDPGVLEQILRRSYAAVTEGTFGG, from the coding sequence ATGGCGCACGAGCCGAACGGCACCTCCGACGTCGACGCCTTCCTCGCGGCCGTCGATCACCCGGTCCGCCGTCGCGACGCGCTGGCGCTCGCTGCCCTGATGGCGCGGGTGACCGGTGAGCAACCACGCATGTGGGGCCCGAGCATCGTCGGCTTCGGTACCCACCACTACGTGTACCCCTCGGGTCGTGAGGGCGACACGCCCGCCACCGCCTTCTCACCGCGCAAGGCGGCGACCACGATCTACCTCGCCGACGGGACCGAGGCGCACGCCGAGCTGCTCGGTGTCCTCGGTCCGCACACGCTCGGCAAGGGCTGTCTGTACGTCAAGGACCTCGAGACGGTCGACCCGGGCGTGCTCGAGCAGATCCTGCGCCGCTCGTACGCCGCGGTGACCGAGGGGACGTTCGGCGGTTGA
- a CDS encoding arginase family protein: MSNRTLGVLGVPSSAAAHAPGLERSPAALRAAGLLTALGASGRAVVDHGDTPQARWRPDPPERSNPHDVARVRAGLQDVREALGPVLASGHLPVVLGGECTVTLAVLAASAERGLDLGLVYVDGGQDLHVPADHPDEPIADSMGVAHLLDLPGAHDDLAGLGPRRPLLAPDRLCFVGFADDDEDVHGLVQSVRIPAEVVHQDPRAAAHQALAAVAHAADGFIVHLDVDVLDTFTLPLADIPQYGRGLTPSVLQELLAGLMSAPGWSGLVLVEANPDRDDENGTAMRALVDLVGAAVSASR; encoded by the coding sequence ATGTCCAACCGCACGCTCGGCGTCCTCGGGGTGCCTTCCAGCGCAGCAGCCCACGCACCCGGTCTCGAACGCTCTCCCGCGGCGCTGCGCGCAGCCGGGCTGCTCACTGCGCTCGGGGCGTCGGGCCGCGCCGTGGTCGACCACGGCGACACCCCGCAGGCCCGGTGGCGCCCCGACCCGCCGGAGCGGTCCAACCCGCACGACGTCGCCCGGGTCCGCGCGGGCCTGCAGGACGTGCGCGAGGCGCTCGGCCCGGTCCTGGCGTCCGGGCACCTGCCGGTCGTCCTCGGCGGCGAGTGCACCGTGACGCTCGCCGTGCTGGCGGCGTCGGCCGAGCGGGGCCTGGACCTCGGACTCGTCTACGTCGACGGCGGGCAGGACCTCCACGTGCCCGCCGACCACCCGGACGAGCCGATCGCGGACTCCATGGGCGTCGCGCACCTGCTCGACCTGCCCGGTGCACACGACGACCTGGCGGGCCTGGGTCCGCGCCGACCGCTCCTGGCTCCCGACCGGCTGTGCTTCGTCGGCTTCGCGGACGACGACGAGGACGTGCACGGCCTGGTCCAATCCGTGCGCATCCCGGCGGAGGTCGTGCACCAGGACCCGCGGGCGGCCGCGCACCAGGCCCTGGCCGCGGTGGCGCACGCGGCCGACGGGTTCATCGTCCACCTCGACGTCGACGTGCTGGACACGTTTACCCTGCCGCTCGCGGACATCCCGCAGTACGGCCGCGGGCTGACCCCGTCCGTCCTGCAGGAGCTCCTGGCCGGGCTCATGTCCGCGCCCGGCTGGTCGGGCCTGGTCCTGGTGGAGGCCAACCCGGATCGCGACGACGAGAACGGCACCGCGATGCGGGCGCTGGTCGACCTCGTGGGCGCGGCGGTCAGCGCCTCCCGCTGA